Part of the Sinomonas atrocyanea genome is shown below.
CTGATTGGCGCCGGCGCGGACGTCGATGCCCGGGAGAACGAGGACGGGACGGGGGAGACTCCGCTGCACTGGACGGCGAGCAGCGACGACGCAGACGTTGCGCGCGTCCTCATCGATGCGGGCGCTGACCTCGAGGCCCCCGACGGCTCGATCGGCACGCCGCTGGACAACGCGGTCGGCTATGGCTGCTGGAACGTTGCCCGGCTGCTCGTCGAGCGCGGCGCGAGGGTGGAGAAGCTCTGGCATGCCTCGGCGCTGGGTCTGCTCGACCGCATCGAGGACTTGCTGGGTGACCCGGCGAACTCGACGGAGGCGGCCATCGACCAGGCCTTCTGGCATGCCTGCGCCGCCGGGTACCGGCGTGCTGCTG
Proteins encoded:
- a CDS encoding ankyrin repeat domain-containing protein, producing the protein MPTDEDRADVFVSIRSGDVEALQKVLAARPVLAASRLGGMARGRTPLHVVTDWPGYFPNGPRIAQVLIGAGADVDARENEDGTGETPLHWTASSDDADVARVLIDAGADLEAPDGSIGTPLDNAVGYGCWNVARLLVERGARVEKLWHASALGLLDRIEDLLGDPANSTEAAIDQAFWHACAAGYRRAAALLYERGANLAFTPAYGHGTVLDAASSHGTQRGSLIGWLEQLGAHRTTD